The Pseudophaeobacter arcticus DSM 23566 genome contains the following window.
CTCACCCAGTGCTGCCAGCGGGATTGCCATTTCCGGATATTGGAACCGACCTCTTCTCCTTCGACATCGGGGGGGTCACATTCGCACTCCGCTGGTACGCGCTAGCCTATATCTTCGGTATCCTGATTGGCTGGCGCATTTGTTCGAGTGCCATAAGCCGTCCCGCGCTCTGGACGTCAGCTGGACCGCCGCTTGACCGAACGCAGATCGAAGATCTTCTGACGTGGATCATCATCGGCGTGATTGCTGGTGGTCGCCTGGGCTTTGTACTGTTCTACCAGCCCGCATATTATCTCGCCAATCCCTTGGAAATTCTGATGGTCTGGCAAGGCGGCATGTCTTTCCACGGGGGGTTCGCGGGAGTTGTCATCGCGGCCTTGCTGTTCTGCCTTAGACAGAACGCGTCATTGCTCAGCACTGGCGACTTGCTGGCTTTGGCAACACCACCAGGCTTGTTTCTTGGAAGGCTGGCGAACTTCACCAACAATGAGTTGTGGGGGCGTCCAACGGACGTTCCCTGGGCGGTGATCTTTCCCGGCGAAGTCGCGCAGGCCTGCCCAGGGGTTAGCGGCCTCTGCGCCCGACAC
Protein-coding sequences here:
- the lgt gene encoding prolipoprotein diacylglyceryl transferase, whose amino-acid sequence is MLPAGLPFPDIGTDLFSFDIGGVTFALRWYALAYIFGILIGWRICSSAISRPALWTSAGPPLDRTQIEDLLTWIIIGVIAGGRLGFVLFYQPAYYLANPLEILMVWQGGMSFHGGFAGVVIAALLFCLRQNASLLSTGDLLALATPPGLFLGRLANFTNNELWGRPTDVPWAVIFPGEVAQACPGVSGLCARHPSQLYEAVLEGLILGILLIYLAWGRGWLKMPGALAGVFLTGYGLARNFVEMFRQPDQQFVTEDNPIGHALHFGEWGLTMGQLLSMPMVLVGLALIVFARRERGRTAPPRRAAM